Proteins co-encoded in one Corylus avellana chromosome ca9, CavTom2PMs-1.0 genomic window:
- the LOC132162625 gene encoding putative disease resistance protein RGA3, whose translation MAELAFSTIGNVILKLGSIAYQEFSLASGFKSDLKKLEHTMSIIREVLLDARKKQASNSLLRLWLGQLNDVLHDAEDVLDEIEYQDLRRQVVPTYGSTSTKELIMSIKTLIVEA comes from the exons ATGGCTGAACTTGCCTTTAGCACCATAGGGAATGTCATACTGAAGCTTGGCTCCATTGCTTACCAAGAGTTCAGCTTGGCATCGGGTTTCAAAAGCGATCTGAAAAAGCTTGAGCACACCATGTCAATCATTAGAGAGGTGCTCTTGGATGCCCGAAAGAAGCAAGCAAGTAACTCCCTACTGAGGCTCTGGCTAGGGCAACTCAACGATGTCCTTCATGATGCTGAGGATGTGCTTGATGAAATTGAGTACCAAGATTTAAGGAGGCAAGTGGTTCCCACTTATGGGAGCACTTCTACAAAG GAGTTGATCATGAGCATAAAGACTCTGATAGTGGAAGCCTAA
- the LOC132191833 gene encoding cystathionine beta-lyase, chloroplastic, with product MASMSSSSLRPFFRPVTTDLNDRGLTSRDFLVGFGFNKLAAFEGNRLVGRSFKLSCSMDREMDVKTSALVDGVAECLNEVEVKEPSISTMLLNFENKSDPYEAMSTPLYQTATFKQPSATENGPYDYTRSGNPTRDALESLLAKLDKADRAFCFTSGMAALAAVSHLVGTGEEIVAGDDLYGGSDRLLSKVIPKKGIVVKRVNTTDLDEVLAAIGPSTKLVWLESPTNPRLQISDIRKIAEMTHAHGALLLVDNSIMSPVLSQPLTLGADIVMHSATKFIAGHSDLMAGVLAVRGESLAKDLYFLQNAEGSGLAPFDCWICLRGIKTMALRVEKQQENAQKIAEFLASHPRVKKVYYAGLPDHPGHGLHYSQAKGAGSVLSFLTGSLALSKHIVETTKYFSITVSFGSVKSLISMPCFMSHASIPAEVREARGLTEDLVRISVGIEDVSDLIADLDNALRTGPL from the exons ATGGCTTCCATGTCTTCAAGCTCTCTCAGGCCCTTCTTTCGCCCCGTCACCACTGATCTCAACGACCGC GGTTTAACGTCGAGGGACTTTTTGGTAGGTTTTGGGTTCAATAAATTGGCAGCTTTTGAGGGGAACCGGTTGGTTGGGAGATCATTCAAACTGAGTTGTTCGATGGACAGAGAAATGGATGTTAAAACATCAGCTTTGGTTGACGGTGTTGCAGAGTGCTTAAATG AAGTGGAGGTGAAGGAGCCAAGTATTTCAACAATGCTGCTGAATTTTGAGAACAAGTCTGATCCTTACGAAGCAATGAGCACACCACTTTACCAAACAGCTACTTTTAAGCAG CCTTCAGCTACAGAAAATGGCCCCTATGATTATACCAGGAGTGGGAATCCTACACGGGATGCTCTAGAAAG CCTTCTGGCGAAGCTTGATAAAGCAGATCGAGCATTTTGCTTCACTAGTGGAATGGCTGCTTTGGCTGCTGTTTCTCATCTTGTTGGAACTG GTGAGGAAATTGTTGCTGGAGATGACCTGTATGGTGGTTCTGATCGGTTGCTGTCAAAAGTAATTCCAAAAAAAGGAATAGTGGTGAA GCGAGTAAATACAACTGATTTGGATGAGGTTTTGGCTGCCATTGGACCAAGCACAAAGCTTGTGTGGCTGGAGAGTCCGACCAACCCTCGACTGCAAATATCTGATATTAGA AAAATAGCAGAGATGACTCATGCACACGGTGCTCTTCTGTTGGTGGATAATAGTATAATGTCCCCTGTATTGTCACAACCCTTGACACTTGGAGCAG ATATTGTTATGCACTCGGCTACAAAATTTATTGCTGGACATAGTGATCTAATGGCAGGTGTGCTTGCTGTGAGAGGGGAAAG CTTGGCAAAAGACTTGTATTTCCTACAAAATGCAGAAGGCTCTGGGTTAGCTCCATTTGACTGTTGGATCTGTTTAAGAGGAATTAAGACAATGGCATTACGAGTTGAAAAGCAACAG GAGAATGCTCAAAAGATTGCTGAATTTCTTGCGTCCCATCCACGAGTGAAGAAAGTTTACTATGCCGGTCTTCCTGATCATCCTGGACATGGCTTGCATTATTCTCAG GCAAAGGGTGCAGGGTCTGTGCTTAGCTTTTTAACGGGTTCACTTGCACTCTCAAAGCATATTGTTGAGACTACCAAGTACTTCAGCATAACTGTTAGTTTTG GGAGTGTGAAGTCCCTCATAAGCATGCCCTGCTTTATGTCCCATGCAAGCATACCAGCTGAAGTGCGTGAGGCCAGAGGTTTAACTGAAGATCTTGTTCGTATTTCAGTGGGGATCGAGGATGTGAGTGATTTAATTGCTGATTTAGACAATGCACTTAGAACGGGGCCTCTGTAA